A stretch of the Marivirga tractuosa DSM 4126 genome encodes the following:
- a CDS encoding 3'-5' exonuclease, which yields MNFVKEISKEEINDLPLWKFEGEITLVEKDEDWEEVIPKLWKAEILGFDTEAKPVFKKGQYNPVSLIQLATEEEVFLIRNLMCGFHGDLVRIFEDPSIIKTGAAIHDDLKDLQKLRKFRPEGFEDIGSIARQNGMLQSGAKNLTAIFLNKRISKAQQTSNWEKSELTQAQIDYAATDAYLGLKVYEVFERIGWV from the coding sequence ATGAATTTTGTAAAGGAGATTTCAAAGGAAGAGATCAATGATTTACCACTTTGGAAGTTTGAAGGTGAAATTACATTGGTGGAGAAAGATGAAGATTGGGAAGAAGTGATACCTAAACTGTGGAAAGCAGAAATTTTGGGATTCGACACAGAAGCTAAGCCAGTTTTTAAGAAAGGGCAGTATAATCCAGTTTCACTCATTCAATTGGCCACTGAAGAAGAGGTTTTCCTTATTCGAAATTTGATGTGTGGCTTTCACGGTGATTTGGTAAGGATTTTTGAAGATCCTTCAATTATTAAAACAGGAGCTGCTATCCATGATGATTTAAAAGATTTACAAAAATTAAGGAAATTTAGACCTGAAGGATTTGAGGATATTGGTTCCATTGCAAGGCAAAATGGGATGCTCCAAAGTGGTGCAAAGAATCTGACCGCTATATTTCTTAACAAAAGAATTTCAAAAGCCCAGCAAACCTCTAACTGGGAAAAATCAGAGTTGACCCAAGCTCAAATAGATTATGCCGCTACAGATGCCTATCTGGGTTTAAAGGTATATGAAGTTTTTGAGAGGATAGGTTGGGTTTGA
- a CDS encoding DNA repair ATPase, producing the protein MDNNIERGTYEIIQNRLHEQRENLVEKLQKLNKERQNIFGAVEFKLLSNVRIKTEHNCLARDIISIGNICLFGYNVRLGLKSILEIDDVFSVFKFENDEFHPISSDIIKDDTFSEELQNLYKFYRNTQFSRFFKKGSFLYLVFQLSESPTDIKAFKWLIEDEKLTFVDSRSAAEVQFPAQHEFEWTKATRDMQRTGKNPHISIVDKVFVETVNGNLTIKIEDNTDDGEGIYSEDVEQRDQSLDDAEVSYCDLGNLVLLKIKPYLESNRYFIFNYRVKKVVRVDTLEDAGILLPDEQGIILSNGYYLQTGENKIFDRRIEGVKFLRKVQSPNGEDYLFVFYEEKNHDFVILSYNVIEQTVKTPIFCNGYTLFADGEMCYFNTEKEPSKTHLIQIWQTPYTKELIPNDEFKDHELYKIGNRQIVNAMAEIQELIVLLNKEDSYNGLYEDIEKRSQGILDGYFWLKSDSPEGLNQPIKAVKKIAVSAIDEFEKVVEIRNKTNDTLEETKAKVEKILFDTRSANYDTLEQYVSLLSQMRSIRGEIIGLKNLRYIDLELVEEMENQIAERADELSEACVQFLLKDNALDYYQKQMNSLVKSVEKLTKVIDAKELEKEFDELSLQLELLIDIVNNLKVEDTAHSTQIIENISLIFAQLNQQRIALNNKRKQLGEREARADFQAQMTLFEQSIVNYLDLATDPQKCDEYLTKLSIQLEELESRFVDFEEFIEKISIKRESIYAAFESKKVNLTEARNKKTNSLFGSAERVLKGIKSRAASFDSDVEINGYFASDLMIDKVRDVAEKLENLGDSAKSEDLLNQLQVLQQEALRALKDKKELFEDGDNIIKLGEYRFSTNTQKLDLALVIKDKKYFYHLTGTSYYEQIDATNINDLKDVWEQELPSENKNVNRTEYLSWKIFNSLNQQKKYTDQELKEEINQYTAANYGEGYVKGVHDHDALYIVKTLLKKHNDLGLLRFSPNVRILAQLFWHFTHADKKAYFKKQFVFVNLLKQAFSNPKEHVHLIEKLTEAIKNFTEENHLFQKIDVRQAAIYLAEEQVSDGFVIDKTAFDILVAFKKHLKTKNADLNFKDAQNQLNDHPAENWHLCKQWIVSFIENSKYESSEQTINEVAGFIMTDSADSKQVQTISGVEKIDNLKAVISHNEQDNDKSTKSYHFDYHEFVNRLTNFVKKVKPRYMELQKLKHDLVEQKRKALKLHEFQTQVLTSFVRNKLINQVYFPLIGANFAKQMGAYGNDKRTDRSGMLLLISPPGYGKTTLMEYVADRLGLIFMKINGPSIGHEITSVDPGEARNAATRQELQKLNLAFEMSDNVMLYLDDIQHCNPEFLQKFISLADGQRKIEGVFNGESKTYDFRGKRFCVVMAGNPYTESGDKFQIPDMLSNRADIYNLGDTATNRADLFRLSLIENGLTSNPYLKSITQYGLDNLYKLVKYIENDEQNMPDMEGNLSPQEVQDCLKVLEKVMYIRDVVLKVNAQYITSAAMSDDYRVEPPFKLQGSYRDMNKLMSQVVPILEDREVYQLLIDHYQNESQTLTSDAEANLLKLGELMDDLDEVKAKRWNSIKETFVKNNKLKGLGDSDRMSQIIGQMTLFIEGLENIEKALINRKN; encoded by the coding sequence ATGGATAATAATATTGAAAGAGGTACCTACGAGATTATTCAAAACCGACTACATGAGCAACGTGAAAATCTGGTTGAAAAGCTTCAAAAACTAAATAAAGAACGTCAAAATATATTTGGGGCTGTTGAATTCAAACTTCTATCAAATGTTCGTATTAAAACTGAACATAATTGTCTGGCAAGAGATATTATTTCTATTGGCAATATTTGCTTATTTGGCTATAATGTCAGATTAGGCCTTAAATCAATTCTCGAAATTGATGATGTATTTAGTGTATTCAAATTTGAAAATGATGAATTTCATCCTATTTCTTCTGATATAATAAAGGATGATACTTTTTCAGAAGAACTTCAGAACCTCTATAAATTTTATAGAAACACGCAATTTTCACGCTTCTTTAAAAAAGGAAGTTTTCTGTATTTGGTCTTTCAATTATCTGAAAGCCCTACAGATATAAAAGCTTTTAAATGGCTCATAGAAGATGAAAAACTAACCTTCGTAGATTCACGCAGTGCCGCTGAAGTACAATTCCCAGCGCAGCATGAGTTTGAGTGGACTAAAGCCACTAGAGACATGCAAAGAACAGGTAAAAACCCGCATATTTCTATTGTCGATAAAGTTTTCGTTGAAACAGTAAATGGCAATCTGACAATCAAAATTGAGGATAATACAGATGATGGGGAAGGAATATATAGTGAGGATGTTGAGCAAAGAGATCAATCATTAGATGATGCAGAAGTATCCTATTGTGATTTAGGTAATTTAGTTTTACTGAAAATAAAGCCCTATTTAGAAAGCAACCGCTATTTCATTTTTAACTACAGGGTCAAAAAAGTAGTAAGGGTAGATACGCTTGAAGACGCAGGAATATTACTACCAGATGAACAAGGGATAATATTGTCTAATGGCTATTATCTACAAACAGGTGAAAATAAAATATTTGATAGGCGAATAGAAGGAGTAAAATTTTTAAGAAAAGTTCAATCTCCAAATGGGGAGGACTACCTATTCGTTTTTTATGAAGAAAAAAACCATGATTTCGTTATTCTCTCTTACAATGTAATTGAACAAACGGTTAAGACTCCGATTTTCTGTAATGGCTACACTCTTTTTGCAGATGGAGAAATGTGTTATTTCAATACTGAAAAAGAGCCTAGTAAAACCCATTTAATACAAATTTGGCAAACACCTTATACCAAGGAGTTAATTCCAAATGATGAATTTAAAGACCATGAACTTTACAAAATAGGAAATAGGCAGATTGTAAATGCCATGGCAGAAATACAAGAGCTTATTGTTTTATTAAATAAAGAAGATAGTTATAACGGGCTCTATGAAGACATTGAAAAGAGAAGTCAAGGCATATTAGATGGCTACTTTTGGTTAAAAAGTGATTCGCCTGAAGGTTTAAATCAACCTATAAAGGCTGTCAAAAAAATTGCTGTTTCAGCTATTGATGAATTTGAAAAAGTAGTAGAAATCCGTAATAAAACCAATGACACACTAGAAGAAACTAAAGCTAAGGTAGAGAAAATACTATTTGACACTCGAAGTGCCAATTACGACACTCTTGAACAGTATGTTTCTTTACTTTCTCAAATGAGAAGCATAAGGGGCGAAATTATTGGGCTAAAAAATTTGCGCTATATTGATTTAGAGCTGGTAGAGGAAATGGAAAATCAGATAGCTGAACGAGCAGATGAACTTTCAGAGGCATGTGTGCAATTCCTGCTAAAAGATAATGCACTTGATTACTACCAAAAACAGATGAACTCCTTAGTAAAGTCTGTTGAAAAACTTACTAAAGTAATTGACGCAAAAGAATTGGAAAAAGAGTTTGATGAGCTCTCTCTTCAATTAGAATTACTGATTGATATTGTCAATAACTTAAAGGTAGAAGACACTGCTCATTCTACTCAAATTATAGAGAACATCTCATTAATATTCGCACAACTCAATCAACAAAGAATAGCCCTAAACAATAAGCGCAAACAACTGGGGGAACGTGAGGCTAGAGCAGATTTTCAAGCACAAATGACCCTTTTTGAACAGTCAATTGTAAACTATTTAGATTTAGCAACCGATCCTCAAAAATGCGATGAATATCTAACCAAATTATCCATACAGTTAGAAGAATTGGAAAGCAGATTTGTGGATTTTGAGGAGTTTATTGAGAAAATAAGTATAAAAAGAGAATCTATTTATGCCGCGTTTGAATCAAAGAAAGTTAATCTTACTGAAGCGCGGAATAAAAAAACCAATTCTTTATTTGGATCAGCAGAACGCGTCTTAAAAGGCATAAAATCAAGGGCTGCAAGCTTTGATTCTGATGTAGAGATTAATGGTTATTTCGCTTCTGATCTCATGATTGATAAAGTCCGTGATGTGGCTGAAAAACTGGAAAATTTAGGTGACTCAGCTAAATCAGAAGACTTATTAAACCAACTTCAAGTATTGCAACAAGAAGCCTTAAGAGCTTTAAAAGACAAAAAAGAGCTATTTGAAGATGGTGATAATATCATTAAATTAGGAGAATATCGATTTTCAACCAATACTCAAAAGCTAGACTTAGCATTGGTAATAAAAGATAAAAAGTACTTTTATCACCTGACAGGCACATCTTATTACGAACAAATTGATGCCACAAACATCAATGACTTAAAAGATGTTTGGGAACAGGAACTTCCTTCTGAAAACAAAAATGTCAATAGAACGGAATATTTATCCTGGAAAATTTTCAATAGTCTTAATCAGCAAAAAAAATATACTGATCAAGAATTAAAAGAAGAAATTAATCAATACACAGCAGCAAATTATGGAGAAGGTTACGTAAAAGGAGTACACGATCATGACGCACTCTATATTGTAAAAACACTACTTAAGAAGCACAATGATTTGGGCTTATTGCGTTTTTCCCCTAATGTTAGGATTTTGGCTCAGTTATTTTGGCATTTTACCCATGCTGATAAAAAGGCCTATTTTAAAAAACAATTCGTATTCGTAAATTTATTAAAACAAGCCTTCTCCAACCCCAAAGAGCATGTTCATTTAATTGAAAAGCTTACTGAGGCTATCAAAAATTTCACTGAGGAGAATCATTTATTTCAAAAGATTGATGTGCGTCAGGCGGCAATTTATTTGGCAGAAGAACAGGTTTCAGATGGATTTGTAATAGACAAAACGGCCTTCGATATATTGGTCGCATTTAAAAAACACCTTAAAACCAAAAATGCAGACCTAAACTTTAAGGATGCGCAAAACCAGCTAAATGACCACCCAGCAGAAAATTGGCATCTATGCAAGCAATGGATTGTTTCTTTTATTGAAAACAGTAAATATGAAAGTTCTGAACAAACAATCAATGAGGTTGCAGGATTTATAATGACTGACTCCGCTGATAGTAAACAGGTACAGACTATCTCTGGTGTAGAAAAAATAGATAATTTAAAAGCTGTAATTAGTCATAATGAGCAGGATAATGATAAATCCACAAAATCCTATCATTTCGATTATCATGAATTTGTAAATAGGTTAACAAACTTCGTGAAGAAGGTAAAGCCTCGGTATATGGAATTGCAAAAGCTTAAACATGATTTAGTTGAGCAGAAAAGAAAAGCCTTAAAATTACACGAATTCCAAACTCAGGTATTGACCTCTTTTGTAAGAAATAAATTGATAAATCAGGTTTATTTTCCTTTAATAGGTGCCAATTTTGCCAAACAAATGGGGGCTTATGGTAATGATAAGCGTACCGACCGATCTGGTATGCTATTGTTAATTTCTCCTCCTGGCTACGGTAAAACTACTCTGATGGAATACGTAGCAGATCGACTAGGCTTAATTTTCATGAAAATCAATGGTCCTTCAATAGGACATGAAATCACTTCCGTTGATCCCGGGGAAGCGCGAAATGCTGCTACCAGACAAGAACTGCAAAAACTAAATCTAGCATTTGAAATGAGCGATAATGTCATGCTCTACTTAGATGATATCCAGCATTGTAATCCTGAATTTTTACAGAAATTTATTTCATTAGCAGATGGACAACGCAAAATCGAGGGGGTATTTAATGGAGAATCAAAAACTTACGATTTTAGAGGTAAGCGTTTCTGTGTGGTGATGGCTGGAAACCCTTACACTGAAAGTGGTGACAAATTTCAAATTCCAGATATGCTATCTAATAGAGCTGATATTTATAATCTAGGAGATACGGCTACCAATCGTGCAGACTTATTTAGATTAAGTTTAATAGAAAATGGACTTACTTCAAATCCTTATTTAAAATCCATAACGCAATATGGTTTGGACAATTTGTATAAGCTGGTTAAATACATTGAAAATGACGAACAGAACATGCCGGATATGGAAGGTAACCTTTCCCCTCAAGAGGTACAAGATTGTTTGAAGGTATTGGAAAAGGTAATGTATATCAGGGATGTAGTATTAAAAGTAAACGCACAATACATCACATCTGCTGCAATGAGTGATGATTATAGAGTAGAACCTCCTTTTAAATTACAGGGTTCATACAGAGATATGAATAAACTTATGAGTCAAGTAGTTCCTATATTAGAAGATCGAGAGGTATATCAACTATTGATAGATCACTATCAAAACGAATCTCAGACCTTAACTTCTGATGCAGAGGCTAATCTATTAAAGTTAGGAGAACTAATGGACGACTTAGATGAAGTAAAAGCTAAAAGATGGAATTCAATAAAAGAAACCTTTGTGAAAAACAATAAATTAAAAGGTCTAGGTGATTCTGATAGAATGTCTCAAATTATTGGGCAAATGACTTTGTTTATAGAAGGTTTAGAAAATATTGAGAAAGCTTTAATAAATCGTAAAAATTAA
- a CDS encoding flotillin family protein — translation MIESFYVVATVGIVVLFGLGIWLISMYKKVSQGRVLVRTGQGGVKIFFNAGMVIPILHKEEIMDISVKKLEISRMMKDGLICKDNMRADIKVAFFVRVNKSVQDIVNVAQTIGCERASDHETLESLFEAKFSEALKSVGKKFEFIELYEARREFRNEIIDIIGTDLNGYVLDDCAIDYLEQTNVVNLDADNILDAEGIKKITELTAAQKVKSNLIRRDEEKTIKKQDVEAREAILELEKQQKEKEESQRREIETIIAREQAEIDTVSSQEKLKSEEVRIRTEEQLEIQQENKLRQVIIAAKNKERAEAVETERVQKDRDIEATERERIVSLAQIEKEKAVEIEKRNIQDAIRERVVMEKTVVEEQEKIKDVVALKEANRLKEVAIINADKEAEQHLIEDVKAAESREQAAKFDAQKVLIEAGAKKDAADMEAEARKIIADAKAKEEATIGMSEAQVMHAKADANERQGTVDAIVVEKLAEAKRKQGLAEASVIQEKAVAEAKGIHEKAEAMKKLNDAGKEHEEFRLKLNKEKEVQLADIGIQKDIANAQAQVLSEAFKTAKIDIVGGDNTFFDNLIKQVSNGKGIDKLVENSNTLTSFKDSFFGGNGENGEQTDLIEKIKNMAFKYGVTAEDIKNLSIAALITRVQMKATDEDKSFLSNISKFVSGMGLDQKKLQ, via the coding sequence ATGATAGAATCATTTTACGTAGTTGCCACAGTAGGCATCGTTGTTTTATTTGGGCTAGGAATCTGGCTCATCTCAATGTATAAAAAAGTAAGCCAAGGCCGTGTTTTAGTACGGACCGGACAGGGTGGTGTCAAAATATTCTTCAATGCAGGTATGGTAATCCCTATTCTGCATAAAGAAGAAATCATGGATATATCTGTCAAAAAACTGGAAATTTCCAGAATGATGAAAGATGGACTAATCTGCAAAGACAATATGAGGGCAGACATTAAAGTAGCTTTTTTTGTAAGAGTAAATAAATCTGTTCAAGATATAGTCAACGTTGCACAAACTATTGGATGTGAAAGAGCATCTGATCATGAAACGTTGGAGAGCCTTTTTGAAGCAAAATTCTCAGAAGCACTAAAAAGTGTAGGTAAAAAGTTTGAATTCATAGAGTTATATGAAGCTAGGAGAGAATTTAGAAATGAAATCATCGACATTATAGGTACAGATTTAAACGGCTATGTTTTAGATGATTGTGCGATTGATTATTTAGAACAGACTAATGTAGTAAACCTGGATGCTGACAATATCTTAGATGCTGAGGGTATCAAAAAAATCACAGAATTAACTGCTGCTCAAAAGGTTAAATCGAATTTGATCCGCAGAGATGAGGAGAAAACTATCAAAAAACAAGATGTTGAAGCTAGGGAAGCTATCTTAGAACTTGAAAAGCAACAAAAAGAGAAAGAAGAATCGCAACGCAGGGAAATTGAAACAATTATAGCCCGAGAACAAGCTGAGATTGACACTGTAAGCTCACAAGAAAAACTGAAGTCAGAGGAAGTACGTATTAGAACTGAGGAACAGCTTGAAATACAACAAGAAAACAAACTTCGTCAGGTAATTATTGCTGCCAAAAATAAAGAAAGGGCTGAAGCAGTTGAAACTGAAAGAGTACAAAAAGATCGTGATATTGAGGCAACAGAAAGAGAAAGGATAGTTTCACTCGCTCAAATCGAAAAAGAAAAAGCAGTAGAAATTGAAAAAAGAAATATCCAAGACGCCATCCGTGAACGTGTTGTAATGGAAAAAACTGTTGTTGAAGAACAAGAAAAAATCAAAGATGTTGTTGCTTTAAAAGAAGCGAATAGATTAAAAGAAGTTGCCATTATTAATGCTGATAAAGAAGCAGAGCAACACTTAATTGAAGATGTAAAAGCTGCAGAATCAAGAGAACAAGCTGCTAAGTTTGATGCACAAAAGGTACTCATTGAAGCGGGGGCTAAGAAGGATGCTGCTGATATGGAAGCAGAAGCAAGAAAAATAATTGCAGATGCAAAAGCTAAGGAAGAAGCTACGATTGGAATGTCTGAAGCACAAGTCATGCATGCAAAAGCTGACGCAAACGAGAGACAAGGTACTGTGGATGCAATAGTAGTTGAGAAACTAGCAGAAGCAAAAAGAAAACAAGGACTAGCAGAAGCTAGTGTCATCCAAGAAAAAGCAGTTGCTGAGGCTAAAGGAATTCATGAAAAAGCTGAAGCAATGAAGAAATTGAATGATGCTGGTAAAGAACATGAAGAATTCAGACTGAAACTCAATAAAGAGAAAGAAGTACAACTTGCAGACATTGGCATACAAAAAGATATTGCTAATGCACAAGCTCAAGTACTATCTGAAGCATTTAAAACTGCGAAAATTGATATTGTCGGTGGTGACAACACTTTCTTTGACAATCTTATCAAGCAAGTTTCCAACGGAAAGGGAATTGATAAATTGGTAGAAAACTCCAATACACTTACGAGCTTCAAAGATTCCTTTTTTGGTGGTAACGGTGAAAACGGTGAGCAAACTGATTTAATTGAGAAGATTAAAAATATGGCTTTCAAATATGGAGTTACAGCAGAAGATATAAAAAATCTATCTATTGCAGCTCTAATTACCCGTGTACAAATGAAAGCAACTGATGAGGATAAAAGCTTCTTGTCGAATATAAGTAAGTTTGTTAGCGGAATGGGTTTAGATCAAAAAAAGCTACAATAA
- a CDS encoding OB-fold-containig protein — protein MENLINIALAPANFILTMLAALMVFYWLLIIFTGLDLDFANADVDADSGAIEAGEIESPSFWNSFLSFFYIGELPVMFIITIVIFCMWLINVNITAILGIENNLFGFLLYIPGLIVSMLITKVVAKPFVKLYAQFNHKGEVAIDFIGKTGKVLSPIGFDKIGQLEIQVNGDIIKVYAKSIDEQLVAFNETVIILEESPDKKYFLAQKYPQ, from the coding sequence ATGGAGAATTTAATAAATATCGCTTTAGCACCTGCTAATTTCATCTTAACCATGTTGGCGGCTTTAATGGTGTTTTATTGGCTTTTAATTATTTTTACTGGCTTAGATTTAGACTTTGCCAATGCCGATGTTGATGCTGATTCAGGAGCAATAGAGGCAGGAGAAATAGAAAGCCCTAGCTTCTGGAACTCATTTTTATCCTTCTTTTACATTGGGGAGCTTCCCGTCATGTTCATAATTACTATCGTGATTTTTTGCATGTGGCTTATAAATGTGAATATCACTGCTATACTTGGGATAGAAAACAACCTGTTTGGATTTTTACTATATATTCCGGGCTTAATAGTAAGTATGCTTATTACAAAAGTAGTTGCCAAACCATTTGTCAAACTATATGCACAATTTAATCATAAAGGAGAAGTAGCAATTGATTTTATCGGTAAAACTGGAAAAGTACTTTCTCCGATAGGATTTGATAAAATTGGTCAATTAGAAATTCAGGTAAATGGCGACATCATTAAAGTTTATGCAAAATCCATTGATGAACAGCTAGTAGCCTTTAATGAAACAGTGATAATTTTAGAAGAATCACCAGACAAGAAATACTTTCTTGCACAAAAATATCCACAATAA
- a CDS encoding PspA/IM30 family protein: MNVLRRLFKIGQAETNSAVDKLEDPIKMVEQGLRDMRENQDVAMRSLAEVKAMHIKRTRELNETKEAEEDLQNKSVLLLKKAQQKEIDSAEADNFVKENLKRKAQLAKDILLIKDDVANLEKQVATLEKNVNSIKTGIKQWENELSTLKARVKVSSATQKINKQMTNMDSHSVVSMLERMKSKVMQDEALAQAYGEMAEASETNEEKMNKAIENLSVEDELAQMKKQLGI, from the coding sequence ATGAATGTACTAAGAAGACTATTTAAAATCGGACAAGCTGAAACCAACTCGGCAGTAGATAAACTGGAAGACCCAATCAAAATGGTTGAACAGGGGTTACGAGATATGCGTGAAAATCAAGATGTTGCCATGCGTTCTTTAGCAGAAGTAAAAGCCATGCATATAAAAAGAACACGAGAACTCAACGAAACTAAAGAGGCTGAAGAAGACCTTCAAAACAAATCAGTATTGCTATTGAAAAAAGCTCAGCAGAAAGAAATTGATAGTGCGGAAGCAGACAATTTTGTTAAAGAAAACCTAAAAAGAAAAGCGCAATTGGCTAAAGACATTCTTTTAATAAAAGATGATGTGGCCAATTTAGAGAAGCAAGTTGCAACATTAGAAAAAAATGTAAACAGCATCAAAACTGGTATAAAACAATGGGAAAATGAATTAAGCACTCTAAAAGCTCGTGTTAAAGTAAGCAGTGCCACTCAAAAAATCAATAAGCAAATGACCAATATGGATAGTCATAGCGTGGTTTCAATGTTGGAAAGAATGAAGAGCAAAGTAATGCAAGATGAAGCTTTGGCTCAGGCTTATGGTGAAATGGCTGAAGCAAGTGAAACTAATGAAGAAAAAATGAACAAAGCCATTGAAAATCTTTCGGTGGAAGATGAATTAGCACAAATGAAAAAGCAATTAGGAATATAA
- a CDS encoding type III secretion system chaperone family protein, with translation MEPHFKKVKEFVLELESVILHESETDSLLVVENEELGVKNMVIGVASPIVIIEQYLFEVKDEGNIYKQLLIKNRDIVHGAFVLDEKGEKVIFRNTLQVETLDLEELESTINSLGLLLSEFSNELVSFSKN, from the coding sequence ATGGAACCGCATTTCAAAAAAGTTAAAGAGTTTGTTTTGGAGCTTGAGTCAGTAATTCTACATGAAAGTGAAACCGATAGCTTATTAGTAGTGGAGAATGAAGAACTAGGTGTGAAAAACATGGTAATTGGTGTAGCATCTCCAATTGTAATTATTGAGCAATATCTATTTGAAGTAAAAGATGAAGGAAATATTTACAAACAACTACTTATCAAAAATCGGGATATTGTTCATGGTGCTTTTGTATTAGACGAAAAAGGCGAAAAGGTAATCTTTAGAAACACTTTGCAAGTTGAAACTTTGGATCTTGAAGAATTAGAAAGCACTATTAACTCATTGGGATTATTGCTATCAGAATTTTCCAATGAGCTTGTTTCATTTTCAAAAAACTAA
- a CDS encoding helix-turn-helix domain-containing protein gives MSKYGENIKKIRSVRGLTQSQLADIIDVSRGVISSYEEGRAEPKIETIIKTAEVFQVTIDTLLKKNITVNQLSGFAIPDILTDNKQIATSSGNEEFAKFFPSGLIILEASKVNENIYCTGNDLIFGLKDEATKNKLFVIELYNESIIGRVTQITDEFIFLNRSKILIKDIKRTIKVIGIYQPFKTVSPLENRLMLLEKRLKKIEEAIESDWSDI, from the coding sequence ATGTCAAAATACGGAGAAAACATAAAGAAAATACGTAGTGTAAGAGGATTAACGCAATCTCAATTAGCAGATATTATTGATGTGAGTAGAGGAGTGATCAGTTCATACGAAGAGGGTAGGGCAGAACCAAAAATTGAGACGATTATAAAAACAGCTGAGGTATTTCAAGTTACAATTGATACATTGTTGAAGAAAAATATTACAGTAAATCAACTAAGCGGATTTGCCATACCAGATATTTTGACTGATAATAAACAGATAGCTACATCTTCTGGAAATGAAGAGTTTGCTAAATTTTTTCCTAGTGGATTAATAATTTTAGAAGCATCTAAAGTAAATGAAAATATTTACTGTACTGGCAATGACTTAATATTTGGACTTAAAGATGAGGCTACAAAAAATAAGTTATTTGTAATAGAATTGTATAATGAATCAATAATTGGGAGAGTCACACAAATAACTGATGAATTTATTTTCTTAAATAGATCAAAGATTCTAATTAAAGATATAAAAAGGACTATTAAAGTGATTGGCATCTACCAGCCTTTTAAAACTGTTTCTCCTTTAGAGAATAGGCTTATGTTATTGGAAAAAAGGCTCAAGAAAATTGAAGAAGCAATCGAGAGTGATTGGTCAGATATATAG